The following are encoded in a window of Pangasianodon hypophthalmus isolate fPanHyp1 chromosome 14, fPanHyp1.pri, whole genome shotgun sequence genomic DNA:
- the best4 gene encoding bestrophin-4 codes for MTVSYTLEVANARFAGFTKLLLRWRGSIYKLLYKEFLVFCLLYGLFSVVYRCVLSEVQQELFERAARHCNKFAKLIPMSFVLGFYISTAFQRWWGQYTSFPLPDNLMMVVSGNVHGVDERGRMMRRTLMRYANLSSVLILRSISTRVRKRFRTLEDIVEAGFMTEEELKALNHLHSDFNKYWMPLTWFANLASRAREEGRVKDDIALRLLMDELNNYRGKCSMLFHYDWISIPLVYTQVVTIAVYSFFAFCLIGRQFVRPEKVDEHKVHVDLYVPVFTLLEFFFYAGWLKVGELIINPFGEDDDDFETNQLIDRNIQVSMLAVDDMHQNLPPLQKDKYWTDKALSRAFTPARPVFMGSTYDMRVTDEDVEDVMADYPMLPVSVWPPAARKQKISRGAKRLCCCSKHAASDQNTHEKEAERIDMIPDKTHSPAQCEDTVQTQTQTQEQEQTQTQCVLALEQSDEDQHTDHHSSDH; via the exons ATGACGGTGTCGTACACTCTGGAGGTGGCGAACGCTCGCTTCGCTGGATTCACCAAACTTCTGCTCCGATGGAGGGGCAGCATTTACAAACTGCTCTATAAAGAGTTCCTCGTCTTCTGCTTACTGTACGGCCTCTTCAGTGTCGtatacag GTGTGTATTAAGTGAAGTTCAGCAGGAGCTTTTTGAGAGAGCTGCACGTCACTGTAATAAATTCGCTAAACTCATTCCCATGTCATTTGTTCTCG gtttttACATCTCAACGGCATTCCAGCGTTGGTGGGGTCAGTACACCAGTTTTCCTCTTCCTGATAATCTGATGATGGTGGTTTCGGGGAACGTGCACGGTGTTGATGAGCGCGGCCGGATGATGAGGCGTACGCTCATGAGATACGCGAACCTGTCGTCCGTCCTCATCCTGCGCTCCATCAGCACACGCGTACGCAAGCGCTTCCGCACACTCGAGGACATCGTGGAGGCAG GGTTTATGACTGAGGAGGAGTTAAAGGCTCTGAATCATCTGCACTCAGACTTTAATAAATACTGGATGCCGCTGACGTGGTTCGCTAATTTGGCATCAAGAGCGAGAGAAGAGGGACGAGTGAAAGATGACATCGCTCTCAGACTGCTGATggat gagctgaATAATTACAGAGGGAAATGCAGTATGCTCTTCCACTATGACTGGATCAGCATCCCGCTCGTCTACACTCAG gtggttACGATAGCCGTGTActctttctttgctttctgtCTGATCGGACGGCAGTTTGTGAGGCCTGAGAAAGTGGACGAGCACAAAGTCCACGTGGATCTGTACGTCCCCGTCTTCACACTGCTCGAGTTCTTCTTCTACGCCGGCTGGCTGAAG GTCGGGGAATTGATCATCAACCCGTTTGGTGAGGACGATGATGATTTTGAAACAAATCAGCTGATTGATCGAAACATTCAG GTGTCGATGCTCGCTGTGGACGACATGCACCAAAACCTTCCTCCTCTCCAGAAGGACAAATACTGGACGGATAAAGCTCTGAGCCGTGCGTTCACTCCAGCGCGGCCCGTCTTCATGGGCTCTACATACGACAtgag GGTGACTGATGAGGACGTGGAGGACGTCATGGCTGATTATCCGATGCTCCCGGTCAGCGTTTGGCCTCCGGCTGCACGGAAACAGAAGATAAGCCGAGGAGCGAAGCGACTCTGCTGCTGTAGTAAACACGCAGCATCTGATCAGAACACACACGAAAAAGAAGCCGAGAGAATCGACATGATACCGGATAAGACACACAGTCCAGCGCAGTGTGAGGACACGGTGCAGACGCAGACGCAGacgcaggagcaggagcagacGCAGACGCAGTGTGTGCTGGCTTTAGAGCAGTCTGATGAAGACCAGCACACAGATCATCACAGTTCAGATCACTGA
- the si:ch211-106k21.5 gene encoding leucine-rich repeat, immunoglobulin-like domain and transmembrane domain-containing protein 1 gives MELTGLVCLGGLLSVLCVASGSEGRVDRCECPSATMTDHFPSHFSNETCCLNFSGSSFPRVSWAALRSMPNLQILDLSFCNVTRIHDTAAGSTPASLREIYLNQNQLKFLPRDFLADAVGLEVLDLEQNFLEELPFHFLKNAENLQVLILSGNRLESLPASVLKLPVQQMNLLGNPWTCSCSFVEDFHSANQGNSSRLQDIVGNLTCSSPESLSGRTVWSVHIDDVCRLSGLNALFILLPLLLLIVLMLCWCCGRKEEKKDSPKFGTMRMKNGDLSSESAKDSMLKNQLMFRPSSALLGSTRDIYEEVEVKLGSVDSLGPPPSTSSGKEENQELDSKQDLETVSVSEVMRDSADREKAYMTQSTKYYSLVPGLEIDDSDHGEYESVDLS, from the exons ATGGAGCTAACAG GACTCGTTTGTCTCGGTGGACTCCTGTCTGTCCTCTGTGTTGCGTCCGGATCTGAGGGACGGGTCGACAGGTGCGAGTGTCCATCAGCCACCATGACGGATCACTTTCCTTCCCATTTCTCCAACGAGACCTGCTGTCTGAACTTCAGTGGATCTTCATTTCCACGTGTCTCGTGGGCCGCATTAAGATCCATGCCCAACCTTCAGATCCTGGATTTGTCCTTTTGTAACGTCACACGGATCCATGACACGGCTGCGGGTTCCACTCCTGCTTCCCTACGAGAGATTTATTTAAACCAGAACCAGCTGAAATTCCTTCCTCGAGACTTCCTTGCTGATGCTGTCGGTTTGGAGGTGCTGGATTTGGAGCAGAACTTTCTGGAGGAACTTCCTTTCCATTTCCTAAAGAATGCTGAAAATCTGCAAGTTCTGATTCTTAGTGGAAATCGTTTGGAATCACTTCCTGCCTCCGTCCTCAAACTTCCCGTCCAGCAGATGAATCTATTGGGAAATCCGTGGACATGCTCTTGCTCTTTCGTGGAGGATTTTCACTCTGCTAATCAAGGCAACTCCAGCAGGTTGCAGGACATCGTGGGTAACCTGACATGTTCCTCTCCTGAAAGCCTTTCAGGCAGGACGGTTTGGTCCGTCCACATCGATGACGTTTGTCGTCTTTCAGGTCTGAATGCTCTCTTCATCCTGCTTccgctcctcctcctcattGTCCTGATGCTCTGCTGGTGCTGCGGGaggaaagaggagaagaaagacTCACCGAAATTTGGGACAATGCGTATGAAGAACGGAGATTTAAGCAGCGAGAGTGCAAAGGACAGCATGTTGAAGAACCAGCTGATGTTCAGACCTTCCTCAGCTCTTCTGGGCAGCACGAGGGACATCTACGAGGAAGTGGAGGTCAAACTGGGGTCAGTGGACTCCCTGGGACCTCCACCGTCCACCTCATCTGGTAAGGAGGAGAACCAGGAACTGGACAGTAAGCAGGATTTAGAGacggtgagtgtgagtgaggtgaTGAGGGACTCAGCAGATCGAGAGAAAGCCTACATGACTCAGTCCACTAAATACTACAGCCTGGTTCCAGGGCTGGAAATCGACGACTCGGACCACGGCGAATACGAGAGCGTGGATCTGTCATGA
- the rps8a gene encoding 40S ribosomal protein S8 yields the protein MGISRDNWHKRRKTGGKRKPVHKKRKYELGRPPSNTKLGPKRIHTVRVRGGNKKYRALRLDVGNFSWGSECCARKTRIIDVVYNASNNELVRTKTLVKNCVVLVDSAPFRQWYEAHYALPLGRKKGAKLTPEEEDILNKKRSKKVQKKFDKRRKNSKISPLLDEQFQQGKLLACIASRPGQCGRADGYVLEGKELEFYLRKIKAKKGK from the exons ATGG GTATCTCAAGGGACAACTGGCACAAACGCCGCAAGACCGGTGGCAAACGCAAACCCGTCCACAAGAAGAGGAAGTATGAGCTCGGACGGCCTCCATCAAACACAAAG CTCGGCCCAAAGCGCATCCACACGGTGAGAGTTCGCGGTGGGAATAAGAAATACCGCGCGCTCCGGCTCGACGTGGGCAACTTCTCCTGGGGCtcagagt GCTGCGCCCGTAAGACCAGGATCATCGATGTGGTCTACAACGCCTCCAATAACGAGCTGGTCAGAACCAAAACCCTGGTGAAGAACTGTGTGGTTCTGGTGGACAGCGCCCCCTTCAGGCAGTGGTACGAGGCTCACTACGCTCTGCCTCTGGGACGCAAGAAGGGCGCCAAGCTG ACTCCTGAAGAGGAGGACATCCTGAACAAGAAGAGGTCGAAGAAGGTGCAGAAGAAGTTCGACAAGCGCAGAAAGAACAGCAAGATCAGTCCTCTGTTGGACGAGCAGTTCCAGCAGGGCAAGCTGCTCG catgcattgCTTCCAGACCTGGACAGTGTGGTAGAGCTGATGGCTATGTTCTGGAGGGGAAAGAACTGGAGTTCTACCTGAGGAAGATCAAGGCCAAGAAAGGCAAATAA